A genome region from Candidatus Manganitrophus noduliformans includes the following:
- a CDS encoding response regulator: protein MGRKKILLVDDASTILMMEKMILAKGGYDLVTAKDGREAVEKAAAERPDLILMDVMMPNMTGFEACVQLRQSDATRSTPIILVTTRGEEGNVEKGYQSGCTDYVTKPINGVELMSKVKTYLGE, encoded by the coding sequence GTGGGACGAAAGAAGATTTTGTTGGTGGATGACGCCAGCACCATCCTGATGATGGAGAAGATGATCCTGGCGAAGGGGGGATACGATCTGGTGACCGCCAAAGACGGCCGGGAGGCGGTCGAAAAAGCGGCGGCGGAGCGGCCCGATCTGATCCTCATGGATGTGATGATGCCGAATATGACCGGATTCGAGGCCTGTGTGCAGCTCCGGCAGAGTGATGCGACCCGATCGACCCCGATTATCCTGGTTACGACGCGGGGGGAAGAAGGAAACGTCGAAAAAGGCTATCAAAGCGGGTGCACCGATTATGTGACGAAGCCGATCAACGGCGTCGAGTTGATGTCGAAGGTCAAGACATATCTGGGCGAGTAG
- a CDS encoding GAF domain-containing protein, whose amino-acid sequence MGEEEKGGEGYVWKVHEETRRFAKDLLTENERLRNLVAGLQKERRDSEEALSTMRAEIEHRRREEEALKRQMAEIREENHSFSQKYLEVEVQNSNLANLYVASYRLHGTLDRREILSSVQEIIINLVGCEEFAIFDLDDGGMLTLTASMGIDTARYGRIPVGEGKIGETVRAGEIYLAKENGADPAASDRTPLIACIPLKVEGKVTGVIAIFRLLQHKTALEAIDQEMFDLLATHAAMSLYCAGLHARVAAGVRGA is encoded by the coding sequence ATGGGCGAAGAGGAGAAGGGTGGAGAGGGATATGTCTGGAAGGTTCATGAAGAAACGCGCCGTTTTGCCAAGGACCTTCTGACGGAGAACGAGCGGCTCCGCAACCTGGTGGCGGGGCTGCAAAAAGAGAGGCGGGATTCCGAGGAGGCGCTTTCGACGATGCGGGCCGAGATCGAGCATCGTCGAAGGGAAGAAGAGGCCCTGAAGCGTCAAATGGCCGAGATTCGGGAGGAGAACCACAGCTTTTCCCAAAAATACCTGGAGGTCGAGGTTCAGAATTCCAACCTCGCCAATCTCTATGTGGCCAGTTACCGCCTGCATGGGACGTTGGACCGGAGGGAGATTCTCAGCTCCGTCCAGGAGATCATCATCAATCTGGTCGGTTGCGAGGAATTTGCGATCTTCGACCTGGATGACGGGGGAATGCTTACGTTGACCGCCTCGATGGGGATTGATACGGCGCGCTACGGGCGCATTCCGGTCGGGGAGGGGAAGATCGGCGAGACGGTCAGGGCCGGGGAAATTTATCTCGCCAAGGAGAACGGGGCGGACCCCGCTGCCTCCGACCGGACCCCGCTGATCGCCTGCATTCCGTTAAAGGTGGAGGGAAAGGTGACCGGCGTGATCGCTATTTTCAGGCTGCTCCAACATAAAACGGCGTTGGAAGCGATCGATCAGGAGATGTTCGATCTTCTGGCAACCCACGCCGCCATGTCCCTCTATTGCGCGGGCCTTCACGCGCGAGTGGCCGCGGGGGTGAGGGGGGCGTGA
- the eno gene encoding phosphopyruvate hydratase: protein MSQIADVHAREILDSRGNPTVEVEVFLESGAVGRAAAPSGASTGEREALELRDKDAKRYHGKGVLKATENIRKKIRPEIIGLFAEEQASLDEALIKLDGTPNKRSLGANAILGVSLAAAKAAAEERGMAFYRYLGGLGARELPVPMMNIINGGAHADNGLDFQEFMIIPAGGATFSDSLRMGVEIFHSLKSVLKKKGYTTAVGDEGGFAPAVRSHKEALEMIIRGIEEAGYRPERDVLLALDAAASEFHEKGKYHLKSEGKAFSPEEMVRYYEELIDLFPIVSIEDGLSENDWKGWKMLTEHLGKRVQLVGDDLFVTNEKILEKGIREGIGNAVLIKLNQIGTLTETLNTIGRAKQAGYGTIVSHRSGETEDTTISDLAVGTGAGQIKTGSLSRTDRTAKYNQLLRIEEELGDAAVFRGKNLYLK from the coding sequence ATGAGTCAAATCGCTGATGTGCATGCGCGTGAGATTTTAGATTCCCGCGGCAATCCGACGGTCGAAGTGGAAGTGTTTCTCGAAAGCGGCGCCGTCGGCCGGGCCGCGGCCCCTTCGGGAGCGTCGACCGGGGAGCGGGAGGCGCTGGAGCTTCGCGACAAAGACGCGAAGCGATACCATGGGAAAGGGGTCCTCAAGGCGACCGAGAACATCCGCAAGAAGATCCGGCCGGAGATCATCGGCCTTTTTGCCGAAGAGCAGGCGTCCCTCGATGAAGCGCTGATCAAGCTGGACGGGACCCCGAACAAGCGGTCTTTGGGGGCGAATGCGATCCTCGGCGTCTCCCTCGCCGCGGCGAAAGCGGCCGCGGAGGAGCGGGGAATGGCGTTTTATCGTTATCTCGGGGGGCTCGGGGCGCGGGAGCTTCCGGTTCCGATGATGAATATCATCAACGGCGGCGCGCACGCCGACAACGGTCTCGATTTTCAGGAGTTCATGATCATCCCGGCGGGGGGAGCCACCTTTTCGGACTCGCTCCGGATGGGGGTGGAGATTTTCCACAGCCTCAAATCGGTTTTGAAAAAGAAGGGGTATACCACCGCGGTCGGCGATGAGGGAGGATTCGCCCCGGCGGTCCGGTCGCACAAGGAAGCGTTGGAAATGATCATCAGGGGGATCGAGGAGGCCGGCTACCGGCCTGAGCGGGATGTGCTGTTGGCCCTCGATGCGGCGGCGAGCGAGTTCCACGAAAAGGGGAAATATCATCTCAAATCCGAGGGGAAGGCGTTTTCTCCCGAAGAGATGGTCCGCTATTATGAGGAGCTGATCGATCTTTTTCCGATCGTCTCGATCGAAGATGGGCTTTCGGAGAACGATTGGAAAGGGTGGAAGATGCTGACCGAGCATTTGGGGAAACGGGTCCAGCTGGTCGGCGACGATCTCTTCGTCACCAATGAAAAGATCCTGGAGAAAGGAATTCGGGAGGGGATCGGAAACGCCGTCCTGATCAAGCTGAATCAGATCGGCACCTTGACCGAGACCCTCAATACGATCGGGCGGGCGAAACAGGCGGGATATGGTACAATCGTTTCACATCGGTCGGGAGAGACCGAAGATACGACGATCTCCGACCTGGCGGTCGGCACCGGGGCCGGACAGATCAAGACCGGCTCGCTCTCCCGGACCGATCGAACCGCCAAGTACAACCAACTCCTTCGAATCGAAGAGGAACTGGGCGATGCGGCGGTGTTTCGAGGGAAAAACCTTTATTTGAAATAA
- a CDS encoding arylesterase — protein sequence MKQGIVLFLLVFFLLGTADDPGRSPFFAAHAQERERVIVAFGDSLTAGLGVAASEGYPAVLEEKLKEAGFSYRVINSGVSGETTAGGLRRVDWVLRSRPEIVILELGANDGLRGLDLIQTEKNLAGIIERLQEAGVEVILAGMKMPPNYGKEYTEGFEKIFPRLAARYRLTLIPFFLDGVAAQSNLNQADGIHPTGQGYRVIVDRIWPIIKPLLNK from the coding sequence TTGAAGCAAGGGATCGTTTTATTTTTACTGGTTTTTTTTCTTCTCGGGACGGCGGATGATCCCGGAAGGAGCCCCTTCTTTGCGGCCCATGCGCAGGAACGGGAGCGGGTGATCGTCGCCTTCGGCGACAGCCTCACGGCCGGCCTGGGGGTCGCGGCGAGCGAAGGGTACCCGGCGGTGCTGGAGGAAAAGTTGAAAGAGGCCGGCTTTTCTTATCGGGTCATCAATTCGGGGGTGAGCGGGGAGACGACCGCGGGGGGACTCCGCCGGGTCGATTGGGTCCTACGAAGCCGGCCGGAGATCGTCATTTTGGAGCTTGGCGCCAATGACGGACTGCGCGGGCTCGACCTGATTCAAACCGAAAAAAACCTTGCCGGCATCATCGAGCGCCTCCAGGAAGCCGGGGTGGAGGTGATTTTAGCCGGGATGAAGATGCCGCCCAATTATGGGAAGGAGTATACGGAAGGGTTTGAGAAGATTTTTCCGAGACTCGCCGCGCGATACCGACTGACATTGATCCCATTTTTCTTAGACGGGGTCGCCGCGCAATCGAATCTCAACCAGGCCGACGGCATCCATCCGACGGGGCAGGGTTATCGCGTCATCGTCGATCGAATCTGGCCGATCATCAAACCGTTGCTGAACAAATAA
- the panD gene encoding aspartate 1-decarboxylase: MLRQMLRSKIHRATITESELDYEGSITIDQGLMAAAGMLPYEQVMVSNLSNGERFVTYALPGVKGSGTICLNGPTARKGVVGDKVIIFCYAAYNEEELKGYQPKVVKVDEKNRVEAIRSGI, encoded by the coding sequence ATGTTAAGACAGATGTTACGATCCAAAATTCACCGGGCCACCATCACGGAGTCCGAGTTGGATTATGAGGGAAGCATTACCATCGATCAGGGATTGATGGCGGCGGCGGGGATGCTCCCCTATGAGCAGGTGATGGTCTCCAATCTCAGCAACGGCGAACGGTTTGTGACCTATGCCCTGCCGGGAGTGAAAGGCTCCGGCACCATTTGTCTCAACGGGCCGACGGCCCGAAAGGGAGTGGTCGGGGACAAGGTGATCATCTTCTGTTATGCCGCTTATAACGAGGAAGAGCTCAAAGGGTATCAGCCGAAGGTGGTCAAGGTGGACGAAAAGAACCGAGTCGAAGCGATCAGGAGCGGGATTTGA
- a CDS encoding gamma-glutamylcyclotransferase family protein, translating to MIYFAYGSNMDHEQMQTRCPGHRVIGTVRLPNYALAFTRWSRSWNSGTADILPERGKEICGVLYDLTLDDLKRMDKFADYPNSYIRQDVFVEMDGETLPALTYVAIRQGVFLPSRSYLSKMIQGAEKNKVSERYLGFLKSLRTHD from the coding sequence GTGATTTATTTTGCCTACGGATCCAACATGGATCATGAGCAGATGCAAACCCGCTGTCCCGGACACCGCGTGATCGGTACGGTACGGCTGCCGAATTACGCCCTCGCCTTTACGCGGTGGTCCCGATCGTGGAACAGCGGGACCGCCGATATCCTTCCGGAGCGGGGAAAGGAGATCTGCGGCGTCCTTTATGATTTGACGCTGGATGACCTGAAGCGGATGGATAAGTTCGCCGACTATCCGAATTCCTACATCCGCCAGGATGTCTTCGTGGAGATGGATGGGGAGACCCTTCCGGCGCTGACCTATGTGGCGATCCGTCAAGGCGTTTTCCTTCCCTCCCGGTCCTACCTGAGTAAAATGATCCAAGGGGCCGAGAAGAACAAAGTTTCGGAACGTTATCTCGGTTTTTTGAAATCGCTCCGAACGCATGATTGA
- a CDS encoding chemotaxis protein CheD: MSGSAGRPAGREAQGGRLKVYLHPGQFRVSSEPAAVTTILGSCVAVCLWDPLLKVGGINHYLLPHWAGGVAASFRYGNVAVQCLIESLLSLGCVKERLVAKLFGGACVIEAFKEGENHLGMKNVGVARRLLEEAGIGIIGEDVGGRYGRKLIFQTDDGVVWVKSL, translated from the coding sequence GTGAGTGGAAGCGCCGGCCGCCCCGCCGGCAGAGAGGCGCAGGGCGGGCGCTTGAAGGTCTATCTCCATCCCGGACAGTTTCGTGTCTCCTCCGAGCCGGCTGCGGTGACGACGATTTTGGGATCATGCGTGGCGGTCTGTCTCTGGGATCCTCTGTTGAAGGTCGGCGGAATCAACCATTATCTCCTCCCCCACTGGGCGGGGGGTGTCGCCGCGTCGTTTCGATACGGCAATGTGGCGGTGCAGTGCCTCATTGAAAGTCTGCTCTCCCTCGGATGCGTGAAGGAGCGGCTGGTGGCCAAGCTCTTCGGAGGGGCTTGCGTCATCGAGGCTTTTAAAGAGGGTGAGAACCATCTCGGAATGAAGAACGTCGGGGTCGCCCGAAGGCTTTTAGAAGAAGCGGGGATAGGAATCATCGGGGAAGATGTGGGGGGGCGGTATGGCCGCAAATTGATCTTCCAGACCGATGACGGCGTTGTCTGGGTGAAATCGCTATAA
- the gatB gene encoding Asp-tRNA(Asn)/Glu-tRNA(Gln) amidotransferase subunit GatB, with product MKYEAVIGLEVHAQVFTESKIFCGCSTKFGQPPNSQTCPICLGHPGVLPVLNRKVVEQGIRMGLATHCKIAPYARFARKNYFYPDLPKGYQISMYELPLAEHGLVEIAVGGKMREIGLTRIHMEEDAGKNLHEGIEGASHVDLNRAGVPLLEIVSEPDLRTPEEAVAYLKKLREILVYTGVSDADMEKGNFRCDANVSLRPAGSEKFGTRAEIKNMNSFRFVQKAIEYEIARQEKILEEGGKVVQETRLWDAKSGMTFSMRSKEEAHDYRYFPEPDLVPLAVDQKWIDEIAATLPELPDAKRKRFVSEYQIPEYDAVILTGSQALAAFFEETVRLYPKPKNVSNWVMGDLLRELNNENKEIGQAQVRPRQLAAMLKMIEAGTISGKIAKTVFEEMYRSGADPEKIVEEKGLVQVSDESALEGVIDEVMTANPKEVEGYRAGKEKLLGFFVGQVMKRSGGKANPGKLNELLKKKLQT from the coding sequence ATGAAGTACGAAGCTGTCATTGGGCTTGAAGTGCATGCCCAGGTGTTCACCGAATCAAAAATCTTCTGCGGCTGCAGCACGAAGTTCGGCCAGCCGCCGAACAGCCAGACCTGCCCCATCTGTTTAGGCCATCCGGGGGTCTTGCCGGTGCTCAATCGGAAAGTGGTGGAGCAGGGGATTCGGATGGGGCTGGCGACGCATTGCAAGATCGCTCCTTATGCGCGCTTTGCGCGGAAGAACTATTTTTATCCCGACCTGCCGAAGGGATATCAGATTTCGATGTATGAGCTGCCGCTCGCCGAGCACGGCCTGGTTGAGATCGCCGTCGGCGGGAAGATGCGGGAGATCGGGCTGACCCGGATTCACATGGAAGAAGATGCCGGGAAAAATCTTCACGAGGGGATCGAGGGGGCGAGCCATGTCGATTTGAACCGGGCGGGGGTCCCTCTTCTGGAGATCGTCAGCGAGCCCGACCTTCGGACGCCGGAAGAGGCGGTCGCCTATCTGAAGAAACTCCGCGAGATTCTGGTCTATACGGGTGTTTCCGATGCCGACATGGAGAAGGGAAATTTCCGTTGCGACGCCAACGTCTCGCTCCGGCCGGCCGGAAGCGAAAAGTTCGGCACCCGGGCCGAGATAAAAAATATGAACTCCTTCCGATTTGTCCAAAAAGCGATCGAGTACGAAATCGCGCGGCAGGAGAAAATTTTGGAGGAGGGGGGAAAGGTCGTTCAGGAGACCCGGCTTTGGGATGCCAAGAGCGGAATGACCTTTTCGATGCGAAGCAAAGAGGAGGCCCATGACTACCGCTACTTTCCCGAGCCCGATCTGGTTCCCCTCGCCGTCGATCAGAAATGGATCGATGAAATTGCGGCGACCCTGCCGGAGCTTCCCGACGCCAAGCGGAAACGGTTTGTCTCGGAATACCAGATCCCGGAATATGATGCGGTGATCCTGACCGGTTCGCAGGCGCTGGCCGCTTTCTTCGAAGAAACCGTCCGGCTTTATCCGAAGCCGAAGAACGTCAGCAACTGGGTGATGGGGGATCTTCTCCGGGAGCTGAACAATGAGAATAAGGAGATCGGCCAGGCGCAGGTCCGTCCCCGGCAGCTCGCGGCGATGCTGAAGATGATCGAGGCCGGAACGATCAGCGGAAAGATCGCCAAGACCGTCTTCGAAGAGATGTATCGGAGCGGCGCCGATCCCGAAAAGATCGTCGAGGAGAAGGGGCTCGTCCAGGTGAGCGATGAATCGGCGCTCGAAGGGGTGATCGACGAGGTGATGACGGCGAATCCGAAAGAGGTCGAGGGTTATCGGGCCGGCAAGGAGAAGCTTCTCGGATTTTTCGTCGGACAGGTGATGAAGCGCTCCGGGGGAAAGGCGAACCCCGGAAAGCTGAACGAACTGTTGAAGAAAAAATTGCAGACGTAG
- the gatC gene encoding Asp-tRNA(Asn)/Glu-tRNA(Gln) amidotransferase subunit GatC, which translates to MKISREEVLHVAKLARLELSSEEIERLTDQLSNILTYVEKLNQLDTKEVEPTSHVMSISNVFREDRARPSLPVEKVMQNAPDAEGPFFRVPKIIE; encoded by the coding sequence GTGAAAATCAGTCGGGAAGAGGTGTTGCACGTCGCGAAGCTGGCGCGGCTGGAGTTGTCGTCTGAAGAGATCGAACGGTTGACCGATCAGCTCAGCAACATCCTCACCTATGTCGAGAAACTCAATCAACTCGACACAAAGGAGGTCGAACCCACGTCCCATGTCATGTCGATCTCGAACGTCTTTCGAGAGGATCGCGCGAGACCGTCGCTCCCGGTTGAAAAGGTCATGCAGAACGCTCCGGATGCGGAGGGACCGTTCTTCCGCGTTCCGAAGATTATCGAGTAG
- the gatA gene encoding Asp-tRNA(Asn)/Glu-tRNA(Gln) amidotransferase subunit GatA: MNWVELTAHELHDALKKKSVSAKELVDAFYARIESVEKGVRAYNTLTQKEALAQADRIDQAIARGEAIGPLAGIPIALKDNLCLEGVRTTCSSKILDGYRPPYDATVVSSLKKAGAIFLGKTNMDEFAMGSSTENSAFEKTKNPWDLSRIPGGSSGGSAAAVAASEATAALGSDTGGSIRQPAACCGVVGLKPTYGRVSRYGLVAFASSLDQIGPLTKDVTDTATLMNVIGGYDRSDSTSADLPMPDLTRALRRDVRGMRLGVPKEYFIEGMDPEVEGAVAQAIETLKKLGAEVKEISLPHTEYAVATYYILATAEASSNLARYDGVRYGYRAPEGRDLLEMYMKTRAEGFGQEVKRRIMLGTYALSAGYYDAYYKKAQQVRTLIKRDFDEAYKAVDVIVTPTAPTPAFRFGEKTADPLQMYLSDIFTISVNLAGIPAISLPGGFSKGGLPIGLQILGRAFDEEGILRVAYTFEQETEFHTRRPSLS; the protein is encoded by the coding sequence TTGAACTGGGTGGAGTTAACCGCGCATGAGCTGCATGACGCGCTGAAGAAGAAATCGGTCTCTGCGAAGGAGCTGGTGGACGCTTTCTACGCGCGGATCGAATCGGTCGAAAAGGGGGTCCGCGCTTACAACACCCTCACTCAGAAAGAGGCGCTCGCGCAGGCCGACCGGATCGATCAGGCGATTGCGCGCGGAGAGGCGATCGGTCCGCTGGCCGGCATCCCGATCGCCCTCAAAGACAACCTCTGTCTCGAAGGAGTTCGGACGACCTGCTCTTCTAAAATCCTCGACGGTTATCGCCCCCCCTATGACGCAACGGTGGTTTCTTCTTTGAAAAAAGCGGGGGCGATCTTTCTCGGAAAGACCAACATGGATGAGTTCGCCATGGGCTCCTCGACCGAAAATTCGGCCTTTGAGAAGACAAAGAACCCCTGGGACCTCTCCCGGATTCCGGGGGGGTCGAGCGGCGGATCGGCCGCGGCGGTGGCCGCCTCGGAGGCGACGGCGGCGTTGGGGTCCGACACCGGCGGCTCCATCCGCCAGCCGGCGGCCTGCTGCGGGGTGGTCGGGTTGAAGCCGACCTACGGACGGGTCTCCCGATACGGTCTGGTGGCGTTTGCCTCATCGCTCGATCAGATCGGCCCGCTCACCAAAGATGTCACCGACACGGCGACCCTGATGAACGTGATCGGCGGATACGATCGGTCCGATTCGACCTCGGCCGATCTTCCGATGCCCGACTTGACCCGCGCTTTGAGACGCGACGTTCGGGGGATGCGCCTCGGCGTTCCGAAAGAATATTTCATCGAGGGGATGGACCCGGAGGTGGAAGGGGCGGTCGCGCAGGCGATCGAGACGCTCAAGAAGCTCGGGGCGGAGGTGAAGGAGATCTCGCTTCCCCACACCGAATATGCCGTCGCGACCTATTATATCTTGGCGACGGCGGAGGCGAGCTCCAACCTGGCGCGCTACGACGGCGTCCGGTACGGTTATCGGGCCCCGGAGGGGCGCGATTTACTGGAGATGTACATGAAGACGCGGGCCGAGGGATTCGGGCAGGAGGTGAAGCGGCGGATCATGCTCGGGACCTACGCTCTCTCCGCCGGCTATTATGATGCTTATTATAAAAAAGCCCAGCAGGTCCGGACGTTGATCAAGCGCGATTTCGACGAAGCCTACAAAGCAGTCGATGTCATCGTCACCCCGACCGCGCCGACCCCGGCGTTCCGCTTCGGGGAGAAGACCGCCGACCCGCTCCAGATGTATCTTTCCGATATCTTCACGATCTCGGTCAACCTCGCCGGCATCCCGGCGATCTCCCTCCCCGGCGGTTTCTCCAAGGGGGGGCTTCCGATCGGCTTGCAGATTTTGGGTCGCGCGTTCGACGAAGAGGGGATTCTTCGCGTCGCCTACACCTTTGAACAAGAAACGGAATTTCACACACGGAGGCCGTCGCTGTCGTGA
- a CDS encoding DUF3108 domain-containing protein, with product MKKRVAPLLFFLILFPALTLERISPGAFGAIPPVSYRSPVPFAPGERFVYDVLLNDAKVGKAVMKVEETILQGRAVYHLISEVKSSGFFSLLVPINDRVESYMDMKGLYSHRIEIRKERRRKTEEKVVTFDQVGHRAVQWKNNEAETFEIPPRVQDSLSSLYFFRTQPLPEAGEEISIDIHESEKNGKLEVRSLSRQLVTTPAGTFQTTKVETALPKESPLSSKGRFFIWFTEDDKRVPVLMQTESKRGVITVLLSSQREGKAPSLTAEAF from the coding sequence ATGAAGAAACGTGTCGCCCCCCTCCTTTTTTTCTTGATCCTTTTTCCCGCCTTGACGCTGGAGAGGATCTCTCCCGGCGCATTCGGCGCCATCCCCCCCGTCTCATACCGCTCGCCGGTTCCCTTCGCCCCCGGCGAGCGGTTCGTTTACGATGTCCTGCTCAATGACGCCAAGGTGGGGAAGGCGGTCATGAAGGTGGAGGAAACGATCCTGCAGGGGAGGGCGGTCTACCACCTGATCTCCGAGGTGAAATCGAGCGGTTTTTTTTCCCTTCTCGTTCCGATCAACGATCGGGTGGAGTCCTACATGGATATGAAGGGCCTCTATTCGCACCGGATTGAAATCCGAAAGGAGCGGCGCAGAAAGACGGAAGAAAAGGTGGTGACCTTCGATCAGGTCGGCCATCGCGCGGTTCAGTGGAAGAACAATGAAGCGGAGACGTTCGAAATTCCTCCCCGGGTTCAAGATTCCTTGAGCTCGCTTTATTTTTTCAGAACGCAGCCGCTTCCGGAGGCCGGCGAGGAGATTTCCATCGATATCCATGAGAGCGAAAAGAACGGCAAGCTGGAGGTCCGGAGTTTATCCAGGCAGCTTGTCACGACACCCGCCGGGACCTTTCAAACGACGAAAGTCGAGACGGCCCTCCCGAAAGAAAGCCCCCTTTCAAGCAAAGGCCGCTTTTTTATCTGGTTTACGGAGGACGACAAGCGGGTTCCGGTCTTGATGCAGACCGAGAGCAAGCGGGGGGTGATCACGGTGCTTCTCTCCTCGCAACGGGAAGGGAAGGCGCCTTCTCTCACCGCCGAAGCCTTTTGA
- a CDS encoding septum formation initiator family protein encodes MHRQTRLKRLFCAMALVANGYLLLSLLFGEMGLLKFIKMKQTYAHFRRENEALREENERLGRRIKTLKTDSDAIERIARDRLGLAKEGELIYEFFD; translated from the coding sequence GTGCATCGGCAGACCCGTCTGAAACGCCTCTTTTGCGCGATGGCCCTCGTCGCCAACGGCTATCTCCTCCTCTCCCTTCTTTTCGGCGAAATGGGGCTGCTGAAATTCATCAAGATGAAGCAGACCTATGCGCATTTTCGGAGAGAGAATGAAGCGCTCCGGGAGGAGAATGAAAGGCTCGGCCGGCGGATCAAGACATTAAAGACCGATTCCGATGCCATTGAGCGGATCGCCCGGGACCGTCTGGGGCTGGCAAAAGAGGGAGAGCTGATTTATGAATTTTTTGACTGA
- the era gene encoding GTPase Era, which yields MSYRSGFIAIIGRPNVGKSTLLNHLLGQKVSIISDKPQTTRNRIVGVKTLPEGQMVFFDTPGIHKARNKLNQRMVQTAIGSLQEVDLIFFMVEPDPEPGEGDRFIAEHLQQIKTPKVLVINKIDLVKKDRLIPLLSFYNEQTQFSEIFPISALTGENIDRLVPIALSYLPEGEPIFPEDLVTDQPVRFLAGEIIREKVFQKTHEEIPYAVAVYIDTFKEEEEKNLITIQATLFVERDSQKGILIGQKGQMLKEIGKQAREELETLLGTRVFLELWVKVKKGWGKNDAFLTEMGY from the coding sequence ATGTCTTACCGTTCAGGATTTATCGCGATTATCGGGCGTCCCAACGTCGGGAAGTCGACGCTGCTCAATCACCTCTTGGGTCAGAAGGTTTCGATCATCTCGGACAAGCCGCAGACGACCCGCAACCGAATCGTCGGCGTGAAGACCCTTCCCGAAGGGCAGATGGTCTTCTTTGATACCCCCGGAATTCATAAGGCCCGGAACAAGCTGAACCAGCGGATGGTCCAAACGGCGATCGGATCGCTTCAGGAGGTTGACCTGATCTTTTTCATGGTCGAGCCCGATCCGGAGCCGGGGGAGGGGGACCGATTCATCGCCGAACACTTGCAGCAGATCAAGACGCCGAAGGTATTGGTGATCAACAAAATCGATCTTGTGAAGAAAGATCGATTGATTCCGCTTCTTTCTTTTTACAACGAGCAGACCCAATTTTCGGAGATTTTCCCGATCTCCGCCCTTACCGGGGAGAACATCGACCGCTTGGTTCCCATCGCCCTCTCCTATCTCCCCGAAGGAGAGCCGATTTTTCCGGAGGATCTGGTCACCGATCAGCCGGTCCGTTTTTTGGCCGGCGAAATCATCCGCGAAAAGGTCTTCCAAAAGACCCACGAAGAAATCCCCTACGCCGTCGCCGTCTACATCGATACGTTCAAAGAGGAGGAAGAGAAGAATCTCATCACGATTCAGGCGACCCTTTTTGTGGAGCGGGACTCCCAGAAAGGCATTTTGATCGGGCAGAAGGGACAGATGCTGAAAGAAATCGGAAAACAGGCGAGGGAAGAGCTGGAAACCCTCCTCGGGACCCGCGTCTTCCTGGAGCTCTGGGTCAAGGTCAAGAAGGGGTGGGGCAAGAATGACGCCTTCTTGACCGAAATGGGATACTGA